One segment of Bacteroidota bacterium DNA contains the following:
- a CDS encoding flavin reductase family protein: protein MSALLTGEDLRAVMRHVASPVTIVTVDTPEGAKGITIGSFTSVSLDPPLISFNVMHESSMHDVLMASDRFAVQILSEHQAALSERFSIPHQSSKQQFEGVLHHLDGDDLPLLDDVLAILFCRPFNVVPAGDHSLIIGEVLEANAVSLGKPLLYYQQSYRKVGGTA from the coding sequence ATGTCTGCACTACTTACTGGTGAAGATTTGCGTGCTGTTATGCGGCATGTTGCTTCCCCTGTAACGATTGTTACGGTTGATACGCCAGAAGGCGCCAAGGGTATAACCATTGGTTCGTTTACCAGCGTGTCACTGGATCCGCCGCTCATTTCATTTAATGTAATGCATGAGTCATCAATGCATGATGTGTTGATGGCGTCAGACCGATTTGCTGTACAGATCTTGTCTGAACACCAGGCTGCATTAAGTGAGCGTTTCTCTATTCCTCATCAATCCAGCAAACAGCAGTTTGAGGGTGTGTTGCACCATCTTGATGGGGATGACTTGCCCTTGTTGGATGATGTATTGGCCATCTTGTTTTGCCGGCCATTTAATGTTGTGCCAGCCGGCGATCATTCTCTCATAATTGGCGAAGTACTGGAAGCCAATGCTGTTTCTCTGGGCAAGCCGCTGCTCTATTATCAGCAGTCCTATCGAAAAGTAGGCGGTACTGCCTAG
- the dnaJ gene encoding molecular chaperone DnaJ — protein sequence MRDYYEILGVQRNASDADIKRAYRKLALKYHPDRNPDDKEAETKFKEAAEAYEVLSNADKRQRYDRFGHSGVRGNGAGAAGFQDINDIFSAFSDIFGNSGSIFDEVFGGAAGGRPRGRRRSGRPGGDLRIKLPLTLAEISEGTEKKIKVRKFVKCEPCSGSGAEAGKEGYSPCPTCQGSGEVRQVTRSVFGQFVNVQTCPTCQGEGRIINDRCKSCNGDGRKKGEETITITVPPGVLEGNYLTLRGAGNAGIRGGTTGDLRVEIEEVANKDFTREGLDIYYDLHISFPEAALGTEVEVPTLKGRARLDIDPGMQSGKILRMRSRGLPELNGNRRGDQMVRINVWTPKTLTDEERDFFEKYRESPSFIPQPEKDDDKKSFFSKVKDVFT from the coding sequence ATTATTACGAAATACTAGGTGTCCAACGTAACGCTTCAGATGCCGATATCAAGCGAGCATACCGCAAGCTTGCCCTGAAATATCATCCTGATCGTAACCCGGACGATAAAGAAGCTGAAACTAAGTTCAAAGAAGCTGCGGAGGCCTACGAAGTCCTGTCGAATGCTGACAAGCGTCAGCGATACGACCGCTTTGGGCATTCTGGCGTTCGTGGCAATGGTGCCGGCGCAGCGGGCTTTCAGGACATCAATGATATCTTCAGCGCGTTTAGCGATATTTTTGGTAACAGCGGGAGCATCTTCGATGAGGTGTTTGGTGGCGCAGCTGGTGGCCGGCCGCGTGGCCGACGACGGAGCGGCCGCCCCGGTGGAGACCTGCGCATCAAGTTACCCCTCACACTGGCTGAAATAAGCGAGGGCACCGAGAAAAAAATCAAGGTGCGCAAGTTTGTGAAGTGTGAGCCTTGTTCTGGGTCAGGTGCAGAAGCAGGAAAAGAAGGTTATTCACCTTGCCCGACCTGTCAGGGAAGTGGAGAGGTGCGCCAGGTCACACGTTCGGTGTTCGGACAGTTTGTGAACGTGCAAACCTGCCCAACTTGCCAGGGAGAAGGACGAATCATCAACGATCGGTGCAAAAGCTGTAATGGTGATGGGCGGAAGAAAGGGGAGGAGACCATTACAATTACGGTGCCTCCAGGTGTATTGGAAGGCAATTACCTGACGTTACGTGGGGCAGGTAATGCCGGTATCCGAGGCGGTACAACCGGAGACCTTCGCGTTGAAATTGAAGAAGTTGCAAACAAAGATTTCACCCGCGAGGGATTAGACATCTATTATGATTTGCACATTTCTTTCCCAGAGGCGGCTTTGGGTACTGAAGTTGAAGTGCCTACATTGAAAGGACGCGCCCGGTTGGATATCGATCCTGGGATGCAATCTGGCAAAATACTGCGTATGCGCAGTCGCGGATTGCCTGAGTTAAATGGCAATCGGCGGGGAGATCAGATGGTCCGTATCAATGTATGGACACCAAAGACCCTGACCGATGAAGAGCGGGACTTCTTTGAAAAGTACAGAGAATCTCCTTCCTTTATCCCGCAGCCAGAGAAAGATGATGATAAAAAATCGTTTTTTAGCAAGGTTAAAGACGTCTTTACCTGA
- a CDS encoding glycosyltransferase family 2 protein — protein sequence MNKTKDRLSIVMPVYNEEEIIETVVQDWHDTLSGMGVDFEIRCYNDGSKDNTLDILSQLDATYPHLVVVNKPNTGHGPTILRGYAESRHADWIFQIDSDNEIRADQFEAFWELRDSYDFLLGQRSHKDFPISRQFISYIAWLVVRLGFGSRLVDVNSPFRLFRSAALSPLIQRIPVDTFAPNVLITGMAAGAKKLRCKEMPIKNQFRQTGTVSIKHFKLFKVAMRSFKESISFVMRNRKVI from the coding sequence ATGAATAAAACAAAAGACCGATTATCGATAGTAATGCCCGTTTACAATGAGGAAGAAATCATTGAAACTGTGGTGCAGGACTGGCATGATACGCTCTCCGGGATGGGTGTGGATTTCGAAATCAGGTGTTATAATGACGGCTCTAAAGACAATACGCTTGATATCCTGTCACAGCTAGATGCTACCTACCCCCATCTCGTTGTAGTCAACAAGCCGAATACGGGACACGGCCCGACGATCTTGCGGGGATATGCTGAGTCGCGGCATGCAGATTGGATTTTTCAGATCGACTCAGACAATGAAATACGGGCAGACCAGTTTGAGGCTTTCTGGGAGCTTCGCGATTCTTATGACTTTTTACTCGGGCAGCGCTCGCATAAAGACTTCCCGATTTCCCGACAGTTTATTTCATACATCGCCTGGCTGGTTGTCCGTTTAGGGTTTGGGAGTAGGTTGGTTGATGTTAATTCTCCCTTTCGCTTGTTCAGAAGCGCAGCTTTGAGTCCGCTTATTCAGCGTATTCCTGTTGATACGTTTGCGCCTAATGTTCTGATTACCGGGATGGCAGCTGGCGCAAAAAAACTTCGCTGTAAAGAGATGCCCATAAAGAATCAGTTTCGGCAGACGGGCACTGTCTCAATCAAACATTTCAAACTTTTTAAAGTGGCAATGCGCTCATTCAAAGAGTCAATCTCTTTTGTGATGCGCAACCGAAAGGTCATTTAG